From a single Pirellulaceae bacterium genomic region:
- the ccoG gene encoding cytochrome c oxidase accessory protein CcoG, whose protein sequence is MNRSGREADHPHVHHTQSALDQSTQAEWMHEALLAAPEHVLSTLEHDGSRRWIFPKLATGTWWRRRRIVAYVLMLVFVLIPHLQIAERPLLRLDIVSREFTFFGQTFYPTDTLLLALMLLAVFLSIVFITAVTGRAWCGWACPQTVYMEFLFRPIDRLFEGTRGKGGPAKRKLSFLLAVARLGVYVLLSMFLAHTFLAYFVGPEKLSHWILHSSPLEHPTAFAVMALTTALMTFDFYYFREQTCLIACPYGRFQSVMLDRQSLIVAYDYNRGEPREKGKRRVGDGKGHCVDCHQCVAVCPTGIDIRNGLQMECVNCTQCIDACDAVMTKVHLPTGLIRFTSQAALENKKRRVVRARTIIYPVLLVAVIAGFVVALGMTSGFTANVLRGKGNPFSLTQDGMIMNRFSLRLTNRTQLDQQYSVIPVSPAEMVVGTVDDDQLTIAARKLGTIDLRITFPSGLTLGRGNVPAVVRIEDASGTRREVTFKLLGPRR, encoded by the coding sequence ATGAACCGCTCAGGCCGTGAGGCCGATCATCCTCACGTGCACCATACTCAATCCGCCCTGGACCAGTCTACCCAGGCTGAGTGGATGCACGAAGCGCTGTTAGCAGCGCCAGAGCATGTGCTGTCAACTTTGGAGCATGACGGATCGCGTCGATGGATTTTCCCTAAGCTGGCCACTGGAACTTGGTGGCGACGGCGGAGAATCGTAGCCTATGTGCTGATGCTGGTGTTTGTGCTGATTCCACACTTGCAGATTGCTGAACGGCCACTGTTGCGTTTGGATATCGTCAGCCGAGAGTTCACCTTTTTCGGCCAGACTTTCTATCCCACCGATACGCTGCTATTGGCGTTGATGTTGTTGGCCGTTTTCCTGTCGATCGTTTTTATTACGGCAGTCACCGGGCGCGCCTGGTGTGGCTGGGCATGTCCGCAAACTGTCTATATGGAGTTTTTGTTTCGCCCCATCGATCGTTTGTTTGAAGGGACGCGAGGTAAAGGTGGACCTGCCAAGCGGAAGCTCTCGTTTCTGCTGGCCGTTGCCCGATTGGGCGTCTACGTGCTGCTGAGCATGTTTCTGGCTCACACCTTTCTGGCGTATTTCGTTGGACCGGAGAAATTATCACATTGGATTCTGCACAGCTCGCCGCTAGAGCATCCCACGGCGTTTGCCGTGATGGCCTTGACCACTGCATTGATGACCTTTGACTTCTACTACTTTCGTGAGCAGACATGCCTGATCGCCTGCCCCTATGGTCGATTCCAGTCGGTCATGCTCGATCGTCAGTCGTTGATCGTGGCCTACGATTACAATCGCGGCGAGCCGCGCGAAAAAGGTAAGCGGCGGGTTGGCGACGGCAAAGGGCATTGCGTCGACTGCCATCAATGTGTTGCCGTGTGCCCCACCGGCATTGACATCCGCAACGGCTTGCAGATGGAATGTGTCAATTGCACTCAGTGTATTGACGCATGTGATGCCGTAATGACTAAGGTCCATTTGCCCACTGGACTGATTCGCTTTACATCTCAGGCTGCTCTGGAGAATAAAAAGAGGCGCGTGGTTCGAGCACGCACCATTATCTATCCTGTTTTGTTGGTTGCAGTAATCGCCGGGTTTGTGGTAGCACTTGGCATGACAAGCGGATTTACCGCCAATGTCCTGCGAGGTAAAGGTAATCCATTTAGCCTGACCCAGGATGGCATGATCATGAACCGCTTTAGTCTGAGACTGACCAACCGTACTCAACTTGATCAGCAATATTCGGTCATTCCCGTTTCTCCCGCTGAAATGGTCGTGGGGACCGTCGACGACGACCAGTTGACGATTGCAGCGCGTAAGCTTGGAACCATCGACCTGCGCATTACGTTCCCCAGTGGACTGACTCTGGGTCGCGGTAATGTTCCGGCGGTCGTGCGCATCGAAGACGCTTCGGGAACTCGACGCGAAGTAACTTTCAAACTTCTAGGCCCCAGAAGATAA